A single region of the Arthrobacter sp. V1I7 genome encodes:
- a CDS encoding glycosyltransferase — protein MSAAIETTNGFNPIQRVILPSTDQTDTVPLYVDAGTASGIRLRENDEFARTPKLLEDKLQMFSSESRGAHFEDLLGRHSMRVRSGEQISFGTYFNAFPASYWRRWTSVRDVRLVVETSGPGTVTVYKSNARGSVQRVDGKHVDGETTSTFDLSLTPFGDGGWYWFDLAASTGELILKSGQWETSGGPATKGQVTLEITTMNKPDFCLNNARILAENPDVLENVKEILIVDQGTQKVEDQEGFAAVRDALGGKLRIINQANLGGSGGFARGMFEAVENGSDYALLLDDDIVVEPESIVRLLTFADHCRKPTIVGGHMFDLYNRSILHTFGEVVDPYRIVPALPHADMETRHDFSVSNLRQTPWLHRRVDVDYNGWWMCLIPTKVIREIGLSLPLFIKWDDAEYGLRAREAGFATVSLPGAAVWHVSWIDKDDLVGWQAYFHARNRLITTLIHSPYPKGGRVLRESVQTDVKHLVSMQYFTEHGRIDALRDLLKGPEDLHKVLGTKLPEINALKAQYPDAQLKEDVDDFPAPKLGRGPMGGTVVGLPSKKQLIPWGIKTVARQLIKAPGPESAERPQGYLAHRDNRWYRVAHYDSVVVTNAEGTGASWYQRDPKKLKSMLTEATMLHAKLFREWDNLAGQYRRAVAEISSIDAWKKTFEAHSGDGN, from the coding sequence ATGAGCGCTGCTATAGAGACAACAAACGGCTTCAACCCGATTCAGCGGGTCATCCTGCCCTCGACGGACCAGACGGACACGGTGCCGCTGTACGTCGATGCCGGCACCGCCAGCGGCATTCGGCTCCGGGAAAACGACGAGTTCGCCCGCACGCCCAAGCTGCTCGAAGACAAGCTCCAGATGTTCAGTTCGGAGAGCCGCGGAGCACACTTCGAAGACCTCCTGGGCCGGCACTCCATGCGGGTGCGCTCCGGCGAGCAGATCTCCTTCGGCACCTACTTCAACGCCTTCCCGGCCAGCTACTGGCGCCGGTGGACCTCGGTGCGGGACGTCCGCCTGGTCGTCGAGACGAGCGGCCCCGGAACGGTCACGGTCTACAAGTCCAACGCCCGCGGATCCGTACAGCGGGTTGACGGCAAGCACGTCGACGGCGAAACCACCTCCACGTTTGACCTTTCGCTCACGCCCTTCGGCGATGGAGGCTGGTACTGGTTCGACCTGGCCGCCAGCACGGGCGAACTGATCCTCAAGAGCGGCCAGTGGGAGACTTCGGGCGGCCCGGCCACCAAGGGCCAGGTCACCCTCGAAATCACCACCATGAACAAGCCCGATTTCTGCCTGAACAACGCCCGGATCCTGGCCGAGAACCCGGACGTCCTTGAGAACGTCAAGGAAATCCTGATCGTGGACCAGGGCACGCAGAAGGTCGAGGATCAGGAGGGCTTTGCCGCCGTCCGGGATGCCCTCGGCGGCAAGCTGCGGATCATCAACCAGGCTAACCTCGGCGGCTCCGGCGGCTTCGCCCGCGGCATGTTCGAGGCGGTGGAGAACGGGAGCGACTATGCTCTGCTGCTTGATGACGACATCGTCGTGGAACCCGAAAGCATCGTGCGGCTGCTGACGTTCGCCGACCACTGCCGCAAGCCCACGATTGTCGGCGGCCACATGTTCGACCTCTACAACCGCAGCATCCTGCACACCTTCGGCGAGGTTGTCGACCCCTACCGGATCGTCCCGGCACTACCCCATGCCGACATGGAGACGCGGCACGATTTCAGCGTCTCGAACCTGCGCCAGACTCCGTGGCTGCACCGCCGGGTGGACGTCGACTACAACGGCTGGTGGATGTGCCTGATCCCGACGAAGGTGATCCGGGAAATCGGGTTGTCGCTGCCGCTGTTCATCAAGTGGGACGACGCGGAATACGGGCTGCGCGCCCGCGAAGCAGGCTTTGCCACGGTGTCACTGCCCGGAGCCGCCGTCTGGCATGTGTCCTGGATAGACAAGGACGACCTCGTCGGCTGGCAGGCCTACTTCCACGCGCGCAACCGGCTGATCACCACCCTGATCCACAGCCCATACCCCAAGGGCGGCCGGGTGCTGCGCGAGTCTGTACAGACCGACGTCAAGCACCTCGTGTCAATGCAGTACTTTACCGAGCACGGGCGCATCGATGCGTTGCGCGATCTCCTGAAGGGCCCGGAGGATCTCCACAAGGTCCTGGGAACCAAGCTGCCGGAGATCAACGCCCTGAAGGCACAGTACCCGGACGCGCAGCTGAAGGAAGACGTGGATGACTTTCCGGCACCGAAGCTGGGTCGCGGACCCATGGGCGGCACCGTCGTGGGGCTGCCCAGCAAGAAGCAGCTGATTCCGTGGGGCATCAAGACGGTCGCGCGCCAGCTCATCAAGGCGCCGGGACCTGAAAGCGCCGAAAGGCCCCAGGGCTACCTGGCCCACCGGGACAACCGCTGGTACCGGGTGGCGCACTACGACAGCGTCGTAGTCACCAACGCGGAGGGCACCGGTGCGTCGTGGTACCAGCGCGACCCGAAGAAGCTGAAGTCGATGTTGACGGAAGCGACCATGTTGCACGCAAAGCTGTTCCGCGAATGGGACAACCTTGCCGGCCAGTACCGCCGCGCCGTGGCAGAGATCAGCTCGATTGACGCGTGGAAGAAGACCTTCGAGGCGCATTCCGGGGATGGCAACTAG
- a CDS encoding ABC transporter permease — MAGQTDQLVKPGSGRGLLDVYGDRFLLKLLVRKEIKVRYRGSVLGLLWSYVKPLVQFLIYFVALGIFLNLQRGTPNYAIYLFAGIVLVNFFTESLSNATRSIVDNRDLIRKIYLPRELFPVSTVWVSAAHFLPQLLVLIGACLVVGWTPSILQLAAVVLIFLMVAVLAAGLGLMFGAINVYFRDSENIVDMIVMIVTWASPVLYVWSMVERVMGPWFWIYQLNPMTVAVEVFHWAFWEPTLKADQLVPGTMPPDLLTLWLPVAMLVTIVVLFLGQLTFRRLAVHFAQEL; from the coding sequence ATGGCAGGTCAGACCGACCAGCTCGTCAAACCCGGAAGCGGGCGGGGTCTCCTCGACGTCTACGGTGACCGGTTCCTGTTGAAGTTGCTGGTGCGCAAGGAAATCAAGGTGCGCTACCGCGGCTCGGTACTCGGGTTGCTCTGGTCGTACGTCAAGCCGCTCGTGCAGTTCCTGATCTACTTCGTGGCGCTGGGCATCTTCCTCAATCTCCAGCGGGGCACGCCGAACTATGCGATCTATCTGTTCGCCGGCATCGTCCTGGTGAACTTCTTCACGGAGTCGCTCTCGAACGCCACCCGCTCGATCGTGGACAACCGCGACCTGATCCGGAAGATCTACCTGCCGCGGGAACTTTTCCCGGTGTCCACGGTGTGGGTGTCGGCGGCCCATTTCCTGCCCCAGCTGCTGGTGCTGATCGGCGCCTGCCTGGTGGTGGGCTGGACGCCGTCGATCCTGCAACTGGCAGCCGTGGTCCTGATCTTCCTGATGGTCGCGGTGCTCGCGGCCGGCCTGGGCCTGATGTTCGGGGCGATCAATGTCTACTTCCGCGATTCCGAGAACATCGTGGACATGATCGTGATGATCGTGACCTGGGCGTCTCCGGTCCTGTATGTCTGGTCGATGGTCGAACGCGTGATGGGACCGTGGTTCTGGATCTACCAGCTGAACCCGATGACGGTCGCCGTCGAAGTTTTCCACTGGGCCTTCTGGGAACCGACCCTCAAAGCAGACCAGCTCGTGCCCGGCACCATGCCGCCAGACCTGCTGACTCTCTGGCTTCCCGTCGCCATGCTGGTAACGATCGTGGTCCTGTTCCTCGGACAGCTGACGTTCCGCCGGCTCGCCGTCCACTTTGCCCAGGAGCTCTAA
- a CDS encoding ABC transporter ATP-binding protein, with protein sequence MTAHGHVAISCESLRKQFVLRHTRSLKEALVWLVKGRKGDLSKKFLALKDVSLEVKQGETVALLGLNGSGKSTLLKLISGVLQPDGGMVRTRGRVAGLIEVGAGFHHDLSGRDNVYLNGAILGMTEKQIDEKFDSIVEFSEIGEFIDTEVKFYSSGMYLRLAFSIAVHTDPEVFLIDEILAVGDEPFQRKCIAKIKELSDKGKTLFVVSHDLDLVATVCERGVLLEHGEIVMDGEVHEVVGELRRRSVSL encoded by the coding sequence ATGACAGCCCACGGACACGTCGCGATCAGCTGCGAAAGCCTCCGGAAGCAGTTCGTTCTGCGTCACACCCGGTCCCTGAAGGAAGCCCTCGTGTGGCTCGTGAAGGGTCGCAAGGGGGACCTGTCAAAGAAATTCCTTGCCCTGAAGGACGTCTCCCTTGAGGTCAAACAGGGCGAGACGGTTGCCCTGCTGGGGCTCAACGGTTCGGGCAAGTCGACCCTCCTGAAGCTGATCTCCGGCGTGCTGCAGCCCGACGGCGGGATGGTGCGCACCAGGGGCCGCGTCGCGGGACTGATCGAGGTCGGCGCCGGCTTCCACCACGACCTCAGCGGACGGGACAACGTCTACCTCAACGGCGCGATCCTCGGCATGACCGAGAAACAGATCGACGAGAAGTTCGACTCGATCGTGGAATTCTCCGAAATCGGGGAGTTCATCGACACGGAGGTGAAGTTCTACTCCTCGGGCATGTACCTCCGGCTCGCGTTCTCCATCGCGGTGCACACCGACCCTGAAGTCTTCCTCATCGACGAGATCCTCGCCGTGGGCGACGAGCCGTTCCAGCGAAAATGCATCGCCAAGATCAAGGAACTCTCGGACAAGGGCAAGACGCTGTTCGTGGTCAGCCACGACCTGGACCTGGTCGCGACCGTCTGTGAACGCGGCGTGCTCCTGGAGCACGGCGAGATCGTCATGGACGGGGAAGTGCACGAGGTCGTCGGCGAACTCCGGCGGAGGTCCGTCTCGCTGTAA
- a CDS encoding L,D-transpeptidase family protein: MAVVGSNERGNRRRRFAWPASLRLATKAAALTVTAGILAASLAQGALAADDTKDPAPTQQSTGQPTAATPAAATPAATQPADASGTAAAPTPAATDAAPATDAAPATDAAPAPATAPAPTAAPSRTTMPAVPSAKATPATPAPAATAAEAGFNVPGAIGAEYKRLGGSAGAVGPATASQECGLGGGGCLQTFANGTILWSAATGAHLLAGAIETGWLKYGGSKSYLGYPLAAAGCTGARPVCHQKFQRGSLYNVPGTGTYPVWGGINATYESLGGIKGYLGYPKEAEKCGQPAAGHCIQHFQRGLIYYGPGGTWQIWGAVGAAYDSLGGPGSYLGYPTGAEKCGLAGGACRQSFQRGSVYFAPGAGTFPVWGAINAKYEAHRGSSGYLGYPTGAEKCGLRGGGCSQSFQRGNVYYAAGAGTQAVWGGVGQFYSARKAQDGALGYPTTAEACDRSGFCSQSFQYGVLQWIPGTGVRYRISTAAYCPAISTGAVKYRTADASRVTFAIADEYRSTRINFITCVRQADGSYAKEWGALGSAGESGFAGPGAATGPTWQKYSPTGSFTVTEAFGLGNPGTALAYRKLNPYSRWGGQLNGNYNKYFESSADVFPDENMWYFATRPSRDYRQGVVINYNRPPDAPIRMNAGFAIFLHGNNVPTWGCISLNDGDLLQYLRTANPGDRFVMGVAYDIFN; the protein is encoded by the coding sequence ATGGCTGTTGTTGGTTCCAACGAGCGAGGAAACAGGCGCCGGAGGTTCGCCTGGCCGGCATCGCTGAGGTTAGCCACGAAAGCGGCGGCGCTCACGGTCACAGCCGGCATCCTGGCGGCCAGCCTGGCGCAGGGTGCCCTGGCAGCCGACGACACGAAGGACCCTGCACCGACGCAGCAGTCCACCGGCCAGCCCACAGCGGCGACACCGGCAGCGGCGACACCGGCTGCGACGCAGCCGGCCGATGCGTCCGGCACTGCGGCGGCACCGACGCCGGCCGCCACAGACGCCGCACCCGCCACGGACGCCGCACCCGCCACGGACGCCGCACCCGCGCCTGCTACCGCACCCGCGCCGACGGCTGCCCCATCCCGGACCACCATGCCCGCGGTGCCCTCCGCCAAGGCGACGCCTGCAACCCCGGCTCCGGCCGCCACTGCGGCTGAAGCCGGGTTCAATGTGCCCGGGGCAATCGGAGCCGAATACAAGCGCCTGGGCGGTTCCGCCGGAGCCGTCGGGCCGGCAACCGCGAGCCAGGAGTGCGGGCTGGGCGGGGGAGGCTGCCTGCAGACTTTCGCCAACGGCACGATCCTCTGGAGCGCCGCCACCGGCGCCCACCTGCTCGCCGGCGCCATCGAGACCGGCTGGCTGAAGTACGGGGGCTCGAAAAGCTATCTGGGTTACCCCCTCGCGGCCGCCGGCTGCACCGGGGCGCGCCCGGTCTGCCACCAGAAGTTCCAGCGCGGAAGCCTGTACAACGTCCCCGGCACCGGAACCTACCCGGTGTGGGGCGGCATCAACGCCACGTACGAATCCCTTGGCGGCATCAAGGGCTACCTCGGCTACCCCAAGGAAGCAGAGAAGTGCGGCCAGCCCGCTGCCGGCCATTGCATCCAGCACTTCCAGCGCGGCCTGATCTACTACGGTCCCGGCGGTACCTGGCAGATCTGGGGCGCCGTCGGCGCAGCCTACGACAGCCTGGGCGGCCCGGGCAGCTACCTCGGCTACCCCACCGGCGCCGAGAAATGCGGACTTGCGGGCGGGGCCTGCCGGCAGAGTTTCCAGCGGGGATCCGTCTACTTCGCCCCCGGCGCCGGGACCTTCCCGGTCTGGGGCGCCATCAATGCAAAGTACGAGGCCCACAGGGGGAGCAGCGGCTACCTCGGCTACCCCACCGGCGCCGAGAAGTGCGGGCTGCGCGGCGGCGGCTGCTCCCAGTCCTTCCAGCGCGGCAACGTCTACTACGCGGCCGGGGCAGGCACCCAGGCCGTCTGGGGCGGCGTCGGACAGTTTTACTCGGCACGCAAGGCCCAGGACGGCGCCCTCGGCTACCCGACCACGGCCGAGGCCTGCGACCGGAGCGGTTTCTGCAGCCAGTCCTTCCAGTACGGCGTCCTGCAGTGGATTCCCGGAACCGGGGTCCGGTACCGGATCAGCACCGCGGCCTACTGCCCGGCCATCTCCACCGGCGCCGTGAAATACCGTACCGCCGACGCATCACGGGTCACCTTCGCCATCGCCGACGAATACCGCTCCACCCGTATCAACTTCATCACCTGCGTCCGCCAGGCCGACGGCTCCTACGCGAAGGAATGGGGAGCGCTGGGTTCCGCGGGCGAATCGGGCTTCGCCGGCCCCGGTGCCGCTACCGGTCCGACCTGGCAGAAATACTCGCCCACGGGATCCTTCACCGTCACGGAAGCCTTCGGGCTAGGCAACCCGGGGACCGCGCTGGCCTACCGCAAGCTCAATCCCTACTCGCGCTGGGGCGGGCAGCTGAACGGAAACTATAATAAGTATTTCGAGTCCAGCGCCGACGTCTTCCCGGACGAGAACATGTGGTACTTCGCAACACGCCCGTCCCGCGACTATCGCCAGGGTGTCGTCATCAACTACAACCGGCCACCGGATGCGCCGATCAGGATGAACGCAGGTTTCGCCATCTTCCTGCACGGGAACAACGTCCCGACGTGGGGTTGCATCTCGCTCAACGACGGCGACCTCCTGCAGTACCTGCGAACCGCGAATCCCGGAGACCGCTTCGTCATGGGAGTCGCTTATGACATCTTCAACTAG
- a CDS encoding DUF6541 family protein: MSWLQTLPFVAAAALFLLLPGGLVTVALGLRGLPAAALAAPVTVSIASVLAVLLPFVGLPWSAAAVLAGSILLTALVLAIRRVHEGTSLRSSFADLLARTRTAGAEATRNRTGGWVAAAFVAGAALILVELALAFITPENLSQTFDNVFHLNSVRYILDTGNASSLTMSKMTSGDAAPYFYPAAWHGLAAALIQLTGLPITAAVNVLNMAVAALVWPLGCMMLTRTVAGNRPLAVGAAGILAAAFAAFPILPLDFGVLYPNFLAISVLPAALASVAVLFRVARHLQWPPLPGFALPLLIIPGLALAHPNGFMSLVILSVPIVLQAYVRSYLGPSNQRREHRTQWILATLGLAAAAVALPVLWTNARPPEDAAFWPPPQTPRGAVFDIVTNGAVDRPAAVGVSVLMLLGLFLCWRRGGRTWMLAGFVITAVLYVTVSGTLKGDVRSALTGIWYNDSNRIAALLPLTALPFAAVAVDTLVLWLRRTTDRLAGSRRAGTARQPDGNRGRLAFRIISGLLVAAFIAAQVPSMRTAIASAQKNYRETDHSLLITAAEQRIIDRLDGIVPADATIAVNPWTGGALAYALAHRETTAKHILTANTADVELLNRKLRDADRDPAVCAALAATGVRYVLDFGSNEVHFGNHPFPGLQNLNNSLAVRLVLSDGPARLYEVTACR; encoded by the coding sequence GTGAGCTGGCTGCAAACGCTCCCCTTCGTGGCGGCAGCGGCCTTGTTCCTTCTGCTGCCCGGCGGTCTGGTTACGGTGGCCCTGGGCCTCCGGGGCCTGCCGGCGGCGGCCCTGGCCGCGCCCGTCACGGTCTCTATTGCGTCCGTGCTGGCCGTCCTGCTGCCGTTTGTGGGCCTCCCCTGGTCCGCTGCCGCCGTCCTGGCCGGCAGCATCCTCCTGACCGCCCTCGTCCTCGCGATACGGCGGGTCCACGAAGGGACCAGCCTGCGCAGTTCCTTCGCGGACCTGCTCGCCCGGACACGAACAGCCGGGGCAGAAGCAACCCGGAACCGAACGGGCGGCTGGGTTGCCGCGGCCTTTGTCGCGGGCGCCGCGCTGATCCTCGTCGAACTGGCCCTTGCGTTCATCACGCCGGAAAACCTCTCGCAGACGTTCGACAATGTGTTCCACCTCAACAGCGTGCGGTACATCCTCGACACCGGCAACGCCTCCTCGTTGACGATGTCGAAGATGACCAGTGGCGATGCAGCGCCCTATTTCTATCCCGCCGCCTGGCATGGCCTGGCCGCGGCCCTGATCCAACTGACCGGCCTTCCGATCACCGCGGCAGTCAACGTCCTGAATATGGCGGTCGCAGCACTGGTGTGGCCGCTGGGCTGCATGATGCTGACGCGGACGGTGGCAGGCAACCGGCCATTGGCCGTCGGAGCCGCCGGAATCCTGGCCGCGGCCTTTGCGGCGTTCCCGATCCTGCCCTTGGATTTCGGGGTCCTCTATCCGAACTTCCTGGCCATCAGCGTGCTGCCCGCCGCCCTGGCCAGCGTCGCGGTGCTGTTTCGGGTCGCACGCCACCTGCAATGGCCGCCCCTGCCCGGGTTCGCCTTGCCGTTGCTGATCATTCCGGGGCTTGCCCTGGCCCACCCCAACGGTTTCATGTCGCTCGTGATCCTCTCGGTGCCGATTGTGCTGCAGGCCTACGTCCGGAGTTATCTCGGGCCCAGCAACCAGCGTCGCGAGCACCGGACACAGTGGATTCTCGCGACGCTCGGCTTGGCCGCCGCGGCCGTGGCCCTGCCTGTGCTGTGGACGAACGCCCGCCCTCCGGAGGATGCCGCTTTCTGGCCCCCGCCGCAGACGCCCCGCGGGGCCGTCTTCGATATTGTCACGAACGGCGCCGTTGACCGTCCGGCAGCCGTCGGCGTCAGCGTCCTGATGCTGCTGGGGCTGTTCCTGTGCTGGCGGCGCGGCGGCAGGACCTGGATGCTCGCCGGCTTCGTCATCACGGCGGTGCTTTACGTCACCGTGTCCGGCACCCTGAAGGGCGATGTCCGCAGCGCGCTTACCGGTATCTGGTACAACGACAGCAACAGGATCGCCGCGCTGCTTCCGCTGACGGCGCTGCCGTTCGCCGCCGTCGCGGTCGATACCCTGGTGCTCTGGCTTCGCCGGACGACGGACAGGCTGGCAGGCTCACGGCGGGCCGGAACAGCGCGCCAGCCGGACGGGAACCGTGGCAGGCTTGCCTTCAGGATTATCAGCGGCCTGCTCGTGGCGGCGTTTATTGCCGCCCAGGTCCCCTCCATGCGGACCGCGATCGCGTCCGCCCAGAAGAACTACCGGGAGACGGACCACTCCCTGCTCATCACGGCCGCCGAGCAGCGCATCATCGACCGGCTGGATGGGATCGTGCCGGCGGACGCCACCATTGCCGTCAACCCGTGGACGGGGGGAGCGCTGGCCTACGCCCTGGCCCACCGGGAAACCACCGCCAAGCACATCCTCACCGCCAACACGGCCGACGTCGAGCTCCTGAACCGGAAGCTGCGCGACGCAGACCGCGATCCGGCCGTCTGTGCGGCCCTGGCCGCCACCGGCGTCCGGTACGTCCTGGACTTCGGCTCCAATGAAGTCCACTTCGGGAACCATCCGTTCCCCGGCCTCCAGAACCTCAACAACTCGCTCGCCGTGAGGCTCGTGCTGTCGGACGGCCCGGCCCGGCTGTATGAAGTGACTGCCTGCCGCTAG
- the rfbA gene encoding glucose-1-phosphate thymidylyltransferase RfbA — translation MRGIILAGGTGSRLHPITHGISKQLVPVYDKPMIYYPLSTLILAGIRDILIITTPHDAEQFKRLLGDGSQFGVNLTYIQQPSPDGLAQAFILGAEHIGNETVSLVLGDNIFYGQGMGTQLRRHADIDGGAVFGYWVRDPKAYGVVEFDSAGKALSLEEKPEKPRSHYAVPGLYFYDNDVIEIAKNLKPSPRGELEITDVNRTYLERGKLQVEILPRGTAWLDTGTFDDLSDASNFIRTVENRQGLKIGAPEEISWRLGFLSDDELRQRAEPLVKSGYGAYLLGLLDQTI, via the coding sequence ATGCGTGGAATAATCTTGGCCGGCGGCACTGGATCCCGGCTTCACCCCATCACCCATGGGATCAGCAAGCAGCTCGTACCCGTCTATGACAAGCCGATGATCTATTACCCCTTGTCAACGCTGATCCTGGCCGGGATCCGGGACATCCTCATCATCACCACGCCCCATGATGCGGAGCAGTTCAAGCGGCTCCTGGGCGACGGATCCCAGTTCGGCGTGAACCTCACCTATATCCAGCAGCCCTCGCCGGACGGCCTGGCGCAGGCGTTTATCCTGGGGGCCGAGCACATCGGCAACGAGACCGTGTCGCTGGTCCTGGGCGACAACATCTTCTACGGCCAGGGCATGGGCACCCAGCTGCGCCGGCACGCCGACATCGACGGCGGCGCCGTCTTCGGCTACTGGGTGCGGGATCCCAAGGCCTACGGTGTCGTGGAATTCGACTCTGCAGGCAAGGCCCTCTCGCTCGAAGAGAAGCCCGAGAAGCCGCGCAGCCACTACGCCGTTCCCGGCCTGTACTTCTACGACAACGACGTCATCGAGATCGCAAAGAACCTCAAGCCCTCCCCGCGCGGCGAGCTTGAAATCACGGACGTCAACCGCACCTACCTGGAACGGGGCAAGCTGCAGGTCGAGATCCTGCCCCGCGGCACCGCGTGGCTGGACACCGGCACCTTTGACGACCTCAGCGACGCCTCCAACTTCATCCGCACGGTCGAAAACCGCCAGGGCCTGAAGATCGGGGCCCCCGAGGAGATCTCCTGGCGCCTTGGCTTCCTGAGTGACGACGAACTGCGCCAGCGCGCCGAACCCCTGGTCAAGAGCGGCTACGGGGCGTACCTGCTGGGGCTTCTCGACCAGACCATCTGA
- a CDS encoding acyltransferase yields the protein MSAAVLTPKALPSPDIGSRLDPRRNSLNLIRLVLAFSVLLAHSWHIVGDGAGWGFRGENLGGWAVAGFFGISGYLITASRFGNRIGPYLVHRVARIFPAFIVCLLVMAFVFAPVAYAFQHGSLSGFLQTPTTPLNSVFANLSLRIVSYDIAGTPAGVPYAGAWNGSLWTLYFEFLCYLLVGLMGFLPIMKKTPWPVIAAFAGSVLVWANVGLIKPYLQSNLDFELAARLVPFFLGGAVVQVLSHRFGIHRIAGPASLGVAALSILFVDGFGGQLAAPFIAYGLLWISTWLPQPAIVARHDISYGAYIYAFPVQQLLAVFGAYHWGVWWFTVAATLCTIPLAAASWLFVERPVMRRAKKSG from the coding sequence TTGAGCGCAGCCGTACTGACACCTAAAGCACTTCCGAGCCCGGACATCGGGAGCCGGCTGGATCCCCGGCGGAACAGCCTGAACCTGATCAGGCTTGTGCTGGCGTTCTCGGTCCTGCTCGCCCACAGCTGGCACATCGTCGGAGACGGGGCGGGCTGGGGTTTCCGCGGCGAAAACCTCGGCGGCTGGGCGGTGGCCGGGTTCTTCGGCATCAGCGGGTACCTCATCACGGCCAGCCGCTTCGGCAACCGGATCGGCCCGTACCTGGTCCACCGTGTCGCCCGGATCTTCCCGGCCTTCATCGTGTGCCTGCTGGTCATGGCCTTCGTGTTCGCCCCGGTTGCCTACGCCTTCCAGCACGGCTCGCTGAGCGGCTTCCTGCAGACCCCGACAACGCCGCTGAACTCCGTGTTCGCGAACCTGTCGCTGCGGATCGTCAGCTACGACATCGCCGGAACACCCGCCGGCGTGCCGTACGCCGGCGCCTGGAACGGCTCGCTCTGGACCCTTTATTTCGAGTTCCTGTGCTACCTGCTGGTGGGGCTGATGGGCTTCCTGCCGATCATGAAGAAAACCCCCTGGCCGGTGATTGCCGCCTTCGCCGGAAGTGTCCTGGTGTGGGCCAACGTGGGTCTGATCAAGCCCTATCTGCAGTCGAACCTGGACTTTGAGCTCGCCGCCCGGCTCGTCCCCTTCTTCCTGGGCGGCGCCGTAGTGCAGGTGCTCAGCCACCGGTTCGGCATCCACAGGATCGCCGGCCCGGCGTCGCTCGGCGTTGCCGCGCTGTCCATCCTCTTCGTGGACGGGTTCGGCGGACAGCTGGCCGCGCCCTTCATCGCCTACGGTCTGCTGTGGATCTCCACCTGGCTGCCCCAGCCCGCCATCGTGGCCCGCCATGACATCTCTTATGGCGCCTACATCTACGCGTTTCCGGTCCAGCAGCTGCTGGCCGTCTTCGGCGCCTACCACTGGGGCGTCTGGTGGTTCACCGTGGCCGCGACCCTCTGCACCATCCCGCTGGCAGCCGCCAGCTGGCTGTTCGTTGAGCGGCCGGTCATGCGGCGGGCCAAGAAGAGCGGCTAA
- a CDS encoding glycosyltransferase, with amino-acid sequence MPATAAVVSLFNPTDSVLANAAALLAQVDAVIVVDDGSPQDPAPILARLAEQGCLVERLPQNSGIAAALNAGITKALTAGPKPDYVLTMDQDSLLDAGYVDALLSAATAAQHAGVSVGMVAPGSVRGIPVRRGPVRNGVQLGGEPIQSGLLIPVPVLERLGLFQSTLFIDGVDSEFYLRCEDQGLRTVLAADAALDHSLGSQSAASVFGKELLLGTKTLNVRTAADWRYYYLFRNRLLLARQYARRFPLWTVKGFLADYRHLALVTLLAPGRRVRLANAVRGIADGVRGISGPRPER; translated from the coding sequence ATGCCTGCGACTGCCGCCGTTGTTTCTCTTTTCAACCCCACCGACAGTGTGCTCGCGAACGCCGCGGCGCTGCTGGCCCAGGTTGACGCGGTCATCGTCGTCGACGACGGCAGCCCCCAGGATCCGGCCCCGATCCTGGCCAGGCTGGCCGAACAGGGCTGCCTCGTTGAGCGGCTGCCCCAGAATTCCGGCATCGCCGCGGCGCTGAACGCGGGCATCACGAAGGCCCTCACGGCCGGACCGAAGCCCGACTACGTCCTGACCATGGACCAGGACTCCCTGCTGGACGCCGGGTACGTGGACGCCCTGCTCTCCGCCGCAACGGCCGCGCAGCACGCCGGCGTCTCCGTGGGCATGGTGGCCCCAGGCTCCGTGCGGGGTATCCCGGTCCGCCGCGGGCCGGTCCGGAACGGCGTCCAGCTCGGCGGGGAGCCGATCCAGTCCGGACTGCTCATCCCGGTCCCGGTGCTCGAGCGGCTCGGCCTGTTCCAGAGCACCTTGTTCATCGACGGGGTGGACAGCGAGTTCTACCTCCGCTGCGAGGACCAGGGCCTCCGGACCGTCCTCGCCGCCGATGCGGCCCTGGACCACTCGCTGGGCAGCCAGTCCGCGGCCAGCGTGTTCGGCAAGGAACTGTTGCTCGGCACTAAGACGCTGAACGTCCGTACCGCCGCGGACTGGCGGTACTACTACCTGTTCCGGAACCGGCTCCTGCTGGCGCGGCAATACGCCCGGCGCTTCCCGCTCTGGACTGTCAAGGGATTCCTGGCCGACTACCGCCATCTGGCCCTCGTCACGCTCCTGGCCCCTGGCCGTCGTGTCCGCCTGGCCAACGCGGTGCGGGGCATCGCCGACGGTGTCCGCGGCATCTCCGGCCCGCGCCCTGAACGTTAG